The following proteins are encoded in a genomic region of Porphyrobacter sp. CACIAM 03H1:
- the hspQ gene encoding heat shock protein HspQ: protein MERAEFFSSQAGRTIIAPRQTRARFGIGDVVRHRLFAFRGVVFDIDPVFANSEEWYQSIPEDIRPRRDQPFYHLLAENEDSSYVAYVSQGNLVADAEGGPVDHPTVRQLFESFKDGRYRMRRSLTH from the coding sequence ATGGAACGCGCAGAGTTCTTCTCGAGCCAGGCCGGTCGCACCATCATCGCGCCGCGCCAGACCCGCGCCCGCTTCGGCATCGGCGATGTGGTCCGTCACCGCCTGTTCGCCTTCAGGGGCGTGGTTTTCGACATCGATCCGGTCTTCGCCAATTCCGAGGAATGGTACCAGTCGATCCCCGAGGACATCCGCCCGCGGCGCGACCAGCCCTTCTACCACCTGCTCGCCGAGAACGAGGATTCGTCCTACGTCGCCTATGTGAGCCAGGGGAATCTCGTCGCCGATGCGGAAGGCGGGCCGGTGGATCACCCGACCGTGAGGCAGCTGTTCGAGAGCTTCAAGGACGGCCGCTACCGGATGCGGCGCTCGCTCACGCACTGA
- a CDS encoding YceI family protein has product MNPRTRLLRLALLPLLAIMVLANAASVPQRYTLDASASNVSAKVPFFGLASKTARFPRMQGAVTIVPGAPERAMIDVTFDATALEAPDSVTLARLRGEKFFWVEKYPTIRFVGRSLTLASATRGTVAGELTARGVTRPAKLDVTFDADPVAQAGRPVSFTGTTTIDRRDFGMKSYQLIVGNKVDITLKARMVPR; this is encoded by the coding sequence ATGAATCCTCGCACCCGCCTCCTGCGTCTGGCACTGCTGCCGCTGCTGGCCATCATGGTGCTGGCCAATGCGGCGAGCGTGCCGCAGCGATATACGCTCGATGCGAGCGCCAGCAATGTCTCGGCGAAAGTGCCCTTCTTCGGCCTCGCCAGCAAGACCGCGCGCTTCCCCCGGATGCAGGGCGCCGTGACGATCGTGCCCGGCGCTCCCGAACGCGCGATGATCGACGTGACCTTCGATGCGACCGCGCTGGAAGCGCCCGACAGCGTGACCCTGGCGCGGCTGCGCGGCGAGAAGTTTTTCTGGGTCGAGAAGTACCCCACGATCCGTTTCGTCGGCCGATCGCTTACGCTGGCGAGCGCGACGCGCGGCACCGTGGCGGGCGAACTCACCGCGCGCGGTGTGACCCGGCCCGCGAAGCTCGACGTCACCTTCGATGCCGATCCGGTGGCGCAGGCGGGCAGACCGGTCAGCTTCACCGGCACCACCACCATCGACCGCCGCGACTTCGGGATGAAGAGCTATCAGCTGATCGTCGGCAACAAGGTCGACATCACCCTGAAAGCGCGGATGGTGCCGCGCTGA
- a CDS encoding GcrA family cell cycle regulator, which produces MSWTDERIATLRKMWEGGATASEIATELGGVSRNAVIGKAHRLGLKARPSPVKANEKKKAAPAVKKPAPAAPARPAEPTERVSPPVEAAERPAPRPTAQPVRSEAPADSAAPAQAAAPAPAADLPKIVSVGPGGFLRQGPGDQQAPIPPAPPRRLVPAKPSPEIAGKTSLLDLSDKVCRWPMGHPGEPDFHFCGEPVNPGFPYCVEHCGRAYQAQLPRGVRRPPPPLPFGGPRVR; this is translated from the coding sequence ATGAGCTGGACGGACGAGCGCATCGCAACGCTCAGGAAGATGTGGGAAGGCGGCGCGACTGCCAGCGAGATCGCCACCGAACTGGGCGGCGTGAGCCGCAACGCGGTGATCGGCAAGGCACACCGCCTCGGGCTGAAGGCACGTCCCTCGCCGGTCAAGGCGAACGAGAAGAAGAAGGCCGCGCCCGCCGTCAAGAAGCCCGCCCCGGCTGCGCCCGCGCGTCCTGCCGAGCCGACGGAAAGGGTCAGCCCTCCGGTCGAAGCGGCGGAGCGGCCCGCCCCGCGCCCGACAGCGCAGCCGGTGCGCAGCGAGGCTCCGGCAGACAGCGCCGCCCCCGCACAGGCCGCCGCCCCTGCGCCCGCCGCCGATCTGCCGAAGATCGTCTCGGTCGGCCCCGGCGGCTTCCTGCGTCAGGGCCCGGGCGACCAGCAGGCTCCGATCCCGCCGGCACCGCCGCGCCGCCTCGTGCCGGCCAAGCCCAGCCCGGAGATCGCGGGCAAGACCAGCCTGCTCGACCTGTCGGACAAGGTGTGCCGCTGGCCGATGGGCCATCCGGGCGAACCTGATTTCCATTTCTGCGGCGAGCCGGTGAACCCGGGCTTCCCCTATTGCGTCGAGCATTGCGGCCGCGCCTATCAGGCCCAGCTGCCGCGCGGCGTGCGCCGCCCGCCCCCGCCGCTGCCTTTCGGCGGTCCGCGGGTGCGCTGA
- a CDS encoding thymidine kinase, whose product MAKLYFYYASMNAGKSSHLLQADFNYRERGMATMLWTAALDSRSEGMVRSRIGLESGAHRFAPETDLWAAISAAHRVQPLDCVMVDEAQFLSPAQVWQLARLADEAGIPVLCYGLRTDFQGALFPGSAVLLGIADSLVELKGVCHCGRKATMNLRVDETGAAVREGRQTEIGGNDRYVALCRKHFSEALNG is encoded by the coding sequence ATGGCCAAGCTCTACTTCTACTACGCCAGCATGAACGCGGGCAAATCCTCGCACCTGTTGCAGGCGGACTTCAATTACCGCGAGCGCGGGATGGCGACGATGCTGTGGACGGCGGCGCTCGACAGCCGCTCGGAAGGGATGGTGCGCAGCCGCATCGGGCTCGAAAGCGGGGCGCACAGGTTCGCGCCAGAGACCGACCTGTGGGCAGCCATCAGCGCCGCGCACCGCGTGCAGCCGCTCGATTGCGTGATGGTGGACGAGGCGCAGTTCCTCAGCCCCGCGCAGGTCTGGCAGCTCGCCCGGCTGGCGGACGAGGCGGGCATTCCGGTGCTGTGCTACGGCCTGCGCACCGACTTCCAGGGCGCGCTGTTCCCGGGCTCCGCGGTCCTGCTGGGCATCGCCGACTCGCTGGTCGAGCTCAAGGGCGTGTGCCACTGCGGACGCAAGGCGACGATGAACCTGCGGGTCGACGAGACCGGCGCGGCGGTGCGCGAAGGCCGGCAGACCGAGATCGGCGGGAATGACCGCTATGTGGCGCTGTGCCGCAAGCATTTCTCCGAGGCCCTGAACGGATGA
- the pnp gene encoding polyribonucleotide nucleotidyltransferase, producing the protein MFDTKTVSLEWGGKTLTLETGRIARQADGAVLATYGETVVLCAVTAAKSVKEGQDFFPLTVHYQEKFSAAGRIPGGFFKRERGATEKETLTSRLIDRPIRPLFPEGFYNEINVIAQVLSFDGETEADIVAMIAASAALTISGVPFMGPIGAARVGYVDGEYVLNPKQDKALAEGRLDLVVAATDKAVMMVESEAKELTEDEMLGAVMFAHDEIRKVIGAIVELAEKAAKDPWDIDVSDNTADIKAKLKELVGADIAAAYKLTDKSARSNALNEARAKAKAAFADETPQTQMVAIKTMKKVEADIVRTAILKEGSRIDGRKLDQVRPIEAIVGFLPRTHGSSLFTRGETQAICTTTLGTKDSEQMIDGLEGLSYSSFMLHYNFPPYSVGEVGRFGAPGRREVGHGKLAWRALNPVLPSKEDFPYTIRVLSDITESNGSSSMATVCGGCLSMMDAGVPIKAPVSGIAMGLILEGDEFAVLSDILGDEDHLGDMDFKVAGTAEGITTMQMDIKVAGITQEIMAKALEQAKAGRQHILGEMAKALTGARSEVSKHAPRIETIQIDKSKIRDVIGTGGKVIREIVAETGAKVDIDDEGVIKISSSNLDEIEAAKRWILGIVEEPEVGKIYSGKVVNIVDFGAFVNFMGGKDGLVHVSEMKNERVEKPTDVVSEGMEVKVKVLEIDNRGKVRLSMRVVDQETGEELEDTRPPREPREPRGDRGDRGDRRGPKGGRGGDRGGRDRDRGGDRGGRDRDSGPAGLPDFLKD; encoded by the coding sequence ATGTTCGACACGAAAACCGTATCGCTGGAGTGGGGCGGAAAGACCCTCACTCTGGAAACCGGGCGTATTGCCCGTCAGGCCGATGGCGCCGTTCTGGCCACCTATGGCGAAACCGTGGTGCTCTGCGCCGTGACCGCCGCCAAGAGCGTCAAGGAAGGGCAGGACTTCTTCCCGCTCACCGTGCACTATCAGGAAAAGTTCTCGGCCGCCGGGCGCATCCCGGGCGGCTTCTTCAAGCGTGAACGCGGCGCGACCGAGAAGGAAACGCTCACCAGCCGCCTGATCGACCGTCCGATCCGCCCGCTCTTCCCCGAAGGCTTCTACAACGAGATCAACGTGATCGCGCAGGTCCTGTCGTTCGACGGCGAGACCGAGGCCGATATCGTCGCGATGATCGCGGCGTCGGCGGCGCTCACCATCTCGGGCGTGCCCTTCATGGGCCCGATCGGCGCTGCGCGCGTCGGTTATGTCGACGGCGAATATGTCCTCAACCCGAAGCAGGACAAGGCTCTCGCCGAAGGCCGTCTCGACCTCGTGGTCGCCGCGACCGACAAGGCCGTGATGATGGTCGAATCCGAGGCCAAGGAACTGACCGAGGACGAAATGCTCGGAGCGGTGATGTTCGCGCATGACGAGATCCGCAAGGTGATCGGCGCGATCGTCGAGCTGGCCGAGAAGGCCGCCAAGGATCCGTGGGACATCGATGTCAGCGACAACACCGCCGACATCAAGGCGAAGCTGAAGGAACTGGTCGGCGCAGACATCGCCGCGGCCTACAAGCTCACCGACAAGTCGGCGCGTTCCAACGCGCTGAACGAGGCGCGGGCCAAGGCCAAGGCGGCGTTTGCCGACGAAACCCCGCAGACCCAGATGGTCGCGATCAAGACCATGAAGAAGGTGGAAGCGGACATCGTGCGCACCGCCATCCTCAAGGAAGGTTCGCGCATCGACGGCCGCAAGCTCGATCAGGTCCGTCCGATCGAGGCGATCGTCGGCTTCCTGCCGCGCACCCACGGCTCGTCGCTGTTCACCCGCGGCGAGACGCAGGCGATCTGCACCACCACGCTCGGCACCAAGGATTCCGAGCAGATGATCGACGGTCTGGAAGGCCTGAGCTATTCCAGCTTCATGCTGCACTACAACTTCCCGCCCTATTCGGTCGGTGAAGTGGGCCGCTTCGGCGCCCCGGGTCGCCGCGAAGTCGGTCACGGCAAGCTCGCCTGGCGCGCGCTCAACCCCGTGCTGCCGAGCAAGGAAGACTTCCCCTACACCATCCGCGTTCTGTCGGACATCACCGAGTCGAACGGCTCGTCCTCGATGGCGACGGTCTGCGGCGGGTGTCTGTCGATGATGGACGCGGGCGTGCCGATCAAGGCGCCGGTGTCGGGCATCGCCATGGGCCTGATCCTCGAAGGTGACGAATTCGCCGTCCTCTCGGACATTCTGGGCGATGAAGACCACCTCGGCGACATGGACTTCAAGGTTGCCGGGACCGCCGAAGGCATCACCACGATGCAGATGGACATCAAGGTCGCCGGCATCACGCAGGAGATCATGGCCAAGGCGCTGGAACAGGCCAAGGCCGGTCGTCAGCACATCCTCGGCGAGATGGCCAAGGCCCTGACCGGTGCCCGCAGCGAAGTCAGCAAGCACGCGCCGCGCATCGAGACGATCCAGATCGACAAGTCGAAGATCCGTGACGTCATCGGCACCGGCGGCAAGGTGATCCGCGAGATCGTCGCCGAAACCGGCGCCAAGGTCGACATCGACGATGAAGGCGTGATCAAGATCTCGTCCTCGAACCTCGACGAGATCGAAGCCGCCAAGCGGTGGATCCTCGGCATCGTCGAGGAGCCGGAAGTGGGCAAGATCTACTCCGGCAAGGTCGTCAACATCGTCGATTTCGGCGCCTTCGTGAACTTCATGGGCGGCAAGGACGGTCTCGTCCATGTCTCCGAGATGAAGAACGAGCGTGTCGAGAAGCCGACCGATGTCGTCTCCGAAGGCATGGAAGTGAAGGTCAAGGTCCTCGAGATCGACAACCGCGGCAAGGTCCGCCTGTCGATGCGCGTGGTCGACCAGGAAACCGGCGAAGAGCTGGAGGACACCCGTCCGCCCCGCGAACCGCGCGAACCGCGCGGTGACCGTGGTGATCGCGGCGACCGTCGCGGGCCCAAGGGCGGACGCGGCGGAGACCGGGGCGGGCGTGACCGCGACCGCGGCGGCGACCGTGGCGGTCGTGATCGCGACAGCGGTCCGGCTGGCCTTCCCGACTTCCTGAAGGACTGA
- the rbfA gene encoding 30S ribosome-binding factor RbfA: protein MAKQPFTAEQQSVRVLKVGERVRHILSELLARGEVHDDVVSAAHISVTEVRMTPDLRHATAYVKPLLGAGDDEVVHALRQNTAFLQREVAQRLGLKFAPKLKFRKDESFAEADRIEALLRDPKVLRDLDDEDAGEA from the coding sequence ATGGCAAAGCAGCCCTTCACCGCCGAACAGCAATCGGTCCGCGTCCTCAAGGTGGGCGAGCGGGTGCGACATATCCTGTCCGAGCTGCTCGCGCGCGGCGAGGTGCATGACGACGTTGTGAGCGCGGCGCACATCTCGGTCACCGAGGTCCGGATGACGCCCGATCTGCGTCACGCGACGGCTTACGTGAAGCCGCTGCTGGGCGCTGGCGATGACGAGGTCGTCCACGCGCTGCGCCAGAACACCGCCTTCCTCCAGCGCGAGGTCGCCCAGCGGCTGGGGCTGAAGTTCGCGCCCAAGCTGAAGTTCCGCAAGGACGAGAGCTTCGCCGAGGCCGACCGGATCGAGGCGCTGCTGCGCGACCCCAAGGTGCTGCGCGATCTCGACGACGAGGACGCGGGCGAGGCCTAG
- a CDS encoding ABC transporter permease yields the protein MAHDIPANPPGKAAPVTELTDDDKTGGSIRFTPRGQPVITGINRVGLSALYMKEVRRFLKVQTQTIWAPAFTTLLFLVIFSVALGRQGREVLGVPFASFVAPGLIVMAMMQNAFANSSFSLLGGKIQGTIIDYLMPPLSPGEMMAGILGAAVTRAVAVGLAVAAAMLLWPGVSLGMAHPWAVVWFGLMGSLMLATIGLATSVWAEKFDHNAAVSNFVIAPLSLLSGTFYVIENLHGVFQTVSRLNPFFYVISGFRYGFLGASDIGGAGQVLAAAGGLLVLNAVLAGSVFALLRSGWKLKS from the coding sequence ATGGCCCACGACATTCCTGCAAACCCGCCCGGCAAGGCCGCTCCCGTGACCGAATTGACGGATGATGACAAGACCGGCGGGAGCATCCGGTTCACCCCGCGCGGCCAGCCCGTCATCACCGGGATCAATCGCGTGGGGCTCTCGGCGCTCTATATGAAGGAGGTCCGCCGTTTTCTCAAGGTCCAGACGCAGACGATCTGGGCTCCGGCCTTCACCACGCTGCTGTTTCTGGTGATCTTCAGCGTCGCGCTGGGGCGGCAGGGGCGCGAGGTGCTGGGCGTGCCCTTCGCCAGCTTCGTCGCGCCGGGGCTGATCGTGATGGCGATGATGCAGAACGCCTTCGCCAATTCCAGCTTCTCGCTGCTCGGGGGCAAGATCCAGGGCACCATCATCGATTACCTGATGCCGCCGCTTTCGCCGGGCGAGATGATGGCGGGGATCCTCGGGGCGGCGGTCACCCGTGCAGTGGCAGTCGGCCTTGCGGTCGCGGCGGCCATGCTGCTGTGGCCGGGGGTGTCGCTCGGCATGGCGCATCCCTGGGCGGTCGTGTGGTTCGGCCTCATGGGATCGCTGATGCTGGCGACGATCGGTCTCGCCACATCGGTCTGGGCCGAGAAGTTCGATCACAACGCGGCCGTCTCCAATTTCGTGATCGCGCCGCTCTCGCTGCTGTCGGGCACCTTCTACGTGATCGAGAACCTTCACGGCGTGTTCCAGACCGTGAGCCGCCTCAACCCGTTCTTCTATGTGATCTCGGGCTTCCGCTACGGGTTCCTCGGAGCGAGCGACATCGGCGGGGCGGGGCAGGTGCTGGCGGCGGCGGGCGGCCTGCTGGTGCTCAACGCGGTTCTGGCTGGCTCGGTCTTCGCGCTGTTGCGCAGCGGGTGGAAGCTCAAAAGCTGA
- a CDS encoding spermidine synthase, protein MLKRELIDTTQIEDGVLLELYSHGRDFMIVLGRKELMSTRMRFSEEQLAELTLDKLGKPNGRILIGGYGMGFTYRAAAARMGDTAQIVIAEISESIVEWAKGPMAELTGESLSDPRLDLKICDVAALIDDANDGTCAKFDAILLDVDNGPDGLVRDANNRLYSRTGLAKARDALKPGGILSVWSAAPDPAFRKRLKDAGLEVEERGIRSRPNNKGAHHTIWFAQKS, encoded by the coding sequence ATGCTCAAACGCGAACTGATCGACACGACACAGATCGAGGACGGCGTCCTCCTCGAACTCTACAGCCATGGTCGCGATTTCATGATCGTGCTCGGGCGCAAAGAGCTGATGAGCACGCGCATGCGCTTTTCCGAGGAGCAGCTGGCCGAACTCACGCTCGACAAGCTCGGCAAGCCGAACGGGCGCATCCTGATTGGCGGTTACGGCATGGGCTTCACCTACCGCGCCGCCGCCGCGCGGATGGGCGACACGGCGCAGATCGTCATCGCCGAGATTTCCGAAAGCATCGTCGAATGGGCCAAGGGGCCGATGGCGGAGCTGACGGGCGAGAGCCTCTCGGACCCGCGTCTCGATCTGAAGATCTGCGATGTCGCCGCGCTGATCGATGATGCCAATGACGGGACTTGCGCCAAGTTCGACGCGATCCTGCTCGATGTCGATAATGGCCCCGACGGGCTGGTGCGCGATGCCAACAACCGGCTCTATTCGCGCACCGGGCTCGCCAAGGCGCGCGATGCGCTGAAGCCCGGCGGCATTCTCTCCGTGTGGTCAGCCGCGCCCGATCCGGCGTTCCGCAAGCGGCTGAAGGATGCAGGGCTCGAGGTCGAGGAACGCGGTATCCGTTCGCGCCCGAACAACAAGGGCGCGCATCACACCATCTGGTTTGCTCAGAAGTCGTAG
- the truB gene encoding tRNA pseudouridine(55) synthase TruB produces MSGAPLSGWLILDKPRGMGSTQGVSAVKRVLRQNGYPKTKVGHGGTLDPLAEGVLPIALGEATKLAGRMLDSDKIYAFTIRFGEETDTLDTEGPVIATSDVRPTLAEVEAVLPRFTGPIEQVPPAYSALRVDGQRAYDLARAGEAVELKARAVTIHSLSIRPEPVEGLHFSSRAKDGASTRSARTGIGEVTLLAHVSKGTYIRSLARDIAHALGTCGHVTYLRRIKAGPFREEQAISLDKLEEAAKGAGLEHLLLPLEAGLDDIPALSLDQTSAQAVRQGRVLSGMPQSSGLYLAKLGPVPVALMQITDGTATVVRGFNLPDVAE; encoded by the coding sequence ATGAGCGGGGCGCCCCTCTCGGGCTGGCTGATCCTAGATAAGCCGCGCGGGATGGGCAGCACGCAGGGCGTGAGCGCGGTCAAGCGCGTGTTGCGGCAGAACGGCTATCCGAAGACGAAGGTCGGGCATGGGGGCACACTCGATCCCCTAGCGGAGGGCGTTCTGCCGATCGCGTTAGGCGAGGCGACCAAGTTGGCCGGTCGGATGCTCGATAGCGACAAGATCTACGCCTTCACGATCCGCTTCGGCGAGGAGACCGACACTCTCGATACCGAGGGGCCGGTGATCGCGACCAGCGATGTGCGCCCGACGCTTGCCGAGGTGGAGGCGGTGCTGCCGCGTTTCACCGGGCCGATCGAGCAGGTGCCGCCTGCCTACTCGGCGCTCAGGGTCGATGGCCAGCGCGCCTATGACCTTGCGCGGGCGGGAGAGGCGGTGGAGCTGAAGGCGCGGGCGGTGACGATCCACTCCTTGTCCATTCGCCCTGAGCCCGTCGAAGGGCTGCACTTTTCTTCACGAGCGAAGGACGGGGCTTCGACACGCTCAGCCCGAACGGGGATTGGTGAGGTCACCCTCCTCGCCCACGTCTCCAAGGGCACCTACATCCGCTCTCTCGCACGCGACATTGCGCACGCGCTTGGCACCTGCGGCCACGTGACCTATCTGCGCCGCATCAAGGCCGGTCCGTTCCGCGAGGAACAGGCGATTTCGCTGGACAAACTGGAGGAAGCCGCTAAGGGCGCAGGCCTTGAACACCTCCTCCTGCCGCTGGAGGCAGGGCTGGACGACATCCCGGCCCTAAGCCTCGACCAGACAAGCGCGCAGGCGGTCCGACAGGGCCGGGTGCTGTCTGGCATGCCCCAATCATCCGGGCTCTATCTGGCGAAACTGGGCCCCGTTCCGGTCGCGCTGATGCAGATCACGGATGGGACGGCCACGGTCGTCAGGGGTTTCAACCTTCCCGATGTCGCTGAGTAG
- a CDS encoding DUF481 domain-containing protein, whose amino-acid sequence MTGLSGRLGVLAAAALLVSHGAASAALPEAVRAMIDAAIATGDEGKVRTVAELARVANPADVAEIDAMLAEFETAVAARKQAEAEAKLAKIRSAGLFDNWSGKGEFGAFRATGNSSNTGITTGLAVSRKGIAWRHNLTGRVDYQRANGVTTREQFLARYEPNVKISDRFYAYALAQYERDRFQGFSGRYAISGGIGYQALKKDDVQLALKVGPAYRVTDFVDGRVESRIAGLIGVDFDWSITDRLKLTQDTNAVAEAGGSAIAIIDSRNTTLDLITGLNATISSKLTARFSYAIEYDSNPPPGAVQTDTLTRVTLVYDF is encoded by the coding sequence ATGACGGGATTGTCCGGCCGTCTCGGCGTGCTCGCTGCCGCCGCGCTGCTGGTGTCGCACGGCGCGGCCAGCGCGGCGCTGCCTGAAGCGGTGCGCGCGATGATCGATGCCGCGATCGCCACCGGCGACGAGGGCAAGGTGCGCACCGTGGCCGAGTTGGCGCGCGTCGCCAACCCGGCCGACGTGGCCGAGATCGATGCCATGCTCGCGGAGTTCGAGACGGCGGTCGCCGCGCGCAAGCAGGCAGAGGCCGAGGCAAAGTTGGCAAAGATCCGTTCGGCCGGCCTGTTCGACAACTGGTCGGGCAAGGGCGAATTCGGCGCCTTCCGTGCCACCGGCAACAGCTCGAACACCGGCATCACCACTGGCCTCGCCGTTTCGCGCAAGGGCATCGCCTGGCGCCACAACCTGACCGGGCGAGTCGATTACCAGCGCGCCAACGGGGTGACCACACGCGAGCAGTTCCTCGCCCGCTACGAGCCCAACGTGAAGATCTCCGACCGCTTCTACGCCTATGCGCTTGCGCAGTACGAGCGTGACCGGTTCCAGGGCTTTTCCGGGCGCTATGCGATCTCGGGCGGGATCGGCTACCAGGCGCTCAAGAAGGACGATGTGCAGCTCGCGCTCAAGGTCGGCCCCGCCTACCGGGTCACCGACTTCGTCGACGGGCGCGTCGAAAGCCGCATCGCGGGGCTGATCGGGGTCGATTTCGACTGGAGCATCACCGACCGCCTGAAGCTGACGCAGGACACCAATGCGGTGGCCGAGGCGGGGGGATCGGCAATCGCCATCATCGATTCGCGCAACACGACGCTCGACCTGATCACCGGCCTCAACGCCACGATCAGCAGCAAGCTGACGGCGCGTTTCTCCTATGCGATCGAATATGACAGCAATCCGCCGCCCGGAGCGGTGCAGACCGACACGCTGACCCGGGTGACGCTGGTCTACGACTTCTGA
- a CDS encoding DUF1963 domain-containing protein translates to MDKTLEEMKRGGAIIVLSCAMAALVWLAPVSAYPNTSKGELVAAALDAVILPLVDMVGKVLLIVALGMVAALGAGHALGLRLPRPSAPAFPPLPERPAPDEEIDTPVAPLARRRGLAAMAELRVAEAEPTVPRKPQTIALEAQARAVLGDDFTLTDDIADCAMSLAAEWQRRGTPHGQRVDPIAIIRKARDKDRDWSNDRSWFGGLPKLGGQAWPRGKNGVPLPFVAQLDLAEIAAANPDTPLPREGSLAFFINEGAVLHVPPGDHQPTPAPDDLPHAYEEDGYPLPEVRSPLTHSLFPFWPVEPARMRLPEDLPPVSEDEDDLEIIDAAQVAASAAITPRREYAFSTGGRLTEGIAGAETMWWYGAGLVLRQLQAALAYVPRAIAGRESSIAKGKEYQARLLAAPELDEKALADSRAWEERNRADIPKIEAEGRGLAEFAARFETFVAGRDPWSEMTAEEAALLKEVMETARRDFEQLCRFHVSLSLRDVRNATIRRMITGDQRAAAAIPDAVLALLNEQYRLPTSWQHQMFGLGGCRQTNRYDHMCDHLLLQIVYDDLPEFRFGDMGLYQFWISPENLAAGRWDKVQLTFECG, encoded by the coding sequence ATGGACAAGACGCTCGAGGAGATGAAGCGCGGCGGCGCGATTATCGTGCTTTCCTGCGCGATGGCGGCGCTCGTCTGGCTCGCGCCGGTCTCGGCCTATCCCAACACCTCCAAGGGCGAACTCGTCGCGGCGGCGCTGGATGCGGTGATCCTGCCGCTGGTCGACATGGTCGGAAAGGTGCTGCTGATCGTCGCGCTGGGCATGGTGGCAGCGCTCGGCGCGGGTCACGCGCTCGGGCTGCGGCTGCCGCGGCCCTCGGCCCCCGCCTTCCCGCCCCTGCCCGAGCGCCCTGCGCCGGACGAGGAGATCGATACGCCGGTGGCCCCGCTCGCGAGGCGGCGCGGGCTGGCGGCGATGGCAGAGCTGCGGGTTGCCGAAGCCGAACCCACCGTGCCTCGCAAGCCGCAAACGATCGCGCTCGAAGCGCAGGCGCGCGCGGTGCTGGGTGACGATTTCACCCTCACCGACGACATCGCCGACTGCGCGATGTCGCTCGCCGCGGAATGGCAGCGCCGGGGCACGCCGCATGGGCAGCGCGTCGATCCGATCGCGATCATCCGCAAGGCCCGCGACAAGGACCGCGACTGGAGCAATGACCGCTCATGGTTCGGCGGCCTGCCCAAGCTCGGCGGGCAGGCGTGGCCGCGCGGCAAGAACGGCGTGCCCCTGCCCTTCGTCGCGCAGCTCGACCTTGCCGAGATCGCCGCTGCCAACCCCGACACGCCGCTGCCCCGCGAGGGATCGCTGGCCTTCTTCATCAACGAGGGCGCCGTGCTGCACGTGCCGCCCGGCGATCACCAGCCCACCCCTGCCCCCGACGACCTGCCGCACGCCTATGAGGAGGACGGCTATCCGCTGCCCGAAGTCCGCTCGCCGCTCACCCATTCGCTCTTTCCCTTCTGGCCTGTCGAACCGGCGAGAATGCGCCTGCCCGAGGACCTTCCACCTGTCAGCGAAGACGAGGACGATCTCGAGATCATCGACGCCGCCCAGGTCGCGGCGTCCGCCGCCATCACGCCGCGGCGCGAATACGCGTTCTCTACGGGCGGACGTCTGACCGAAGGGATCGCCGGGGCCGAGACGATGTGGTGGTACGGCGCCGGTCTGGTCCTGCGACAATTGCAGGCAGCATTGGCCTATGTGCCCCGCGCCATCGCCGGACGCGAGAGTTCGATCGCGAAAGGAAAGGAATATCAGGCTCGCCTGCTCGCAGCACCGGAGCTCGACGAAAAGGCGCTGGCGGATTCGCGCGCCTGGGAAGAGCGCAACCGCGCCGACATTCCGAAGATCGAAGCCGAAGGCCGCGGGCTCGCGGAATTCGCCGCCCGCTTCGAAACCTTCGTCGCGGGCCGCGATCCCTGGTCGGAGATGACTGCCGAAGAAGCCGCTCTGCTCAAGGAAGTGATGGAAACGGCGCGCCGCGACTTCGAACAGCTGTGCCGCTTCCATGTCTCGTTAAGCCTGCGTGATGTGCGCAATGCGACGATCCGGCGCATGATCACCGGCGATCAGCGCGCAGCCGCCGCAATCCCCGATGCGGTGCTGGCTCTGCTCAACGAACAATACCGCTTGCCGACAAGCTGGCAGCACCAGATGTTCGGGCTCGGCGGATGCCGACAGACCAACCGCTACGATCACATGTGCGATCACCTGCTGCTGCAGATCGTCTATGACGACCTGCCCGAATTCCGCTTCGGCGACATGGGTCTCTACCAGTTCTGGATCAGCCCGGAAAACCTCGCGGCGGGCCGGTGGGACAAGGTGCAGCTGACCTTCGAGTGCGGCTGA
- the rpsO gene encoding 30S ribosomal protein S15, producing the protein MSVTAEKKQEIISSNARDPKDTGSPEVQVAILTERIRNLTEHFKDHHKDNHSRRGLLMMVNKRRTLLAYLKKKDVERYNALIQKLGLRK; encoded by the coding sequence ATGTCGGTGACCGCCGAAAAGAAGCAGGAAATCATCTCCTCGAACGCCCGTGATCCCAAGGACACCGGCAGCCCGGAAGTCCAGGTCGCGATCCTCACCGAGCGCATCCGCAACCTCACCGAGCACTTCAAGGATCACCACAAGGACAACCACTCGCGCCGCGGCCTTCTGATGATGGTGAACAAGCGTCGCACGCTGCTCGCCTACCTCAAGAAGAAGGACGTCGAGCGCTACAACGCCCTGATCCAGAAGCTGGGTCTGCGTAAGTAA